A single region of the Bacillota bacterium genome encodes:
- a CDS encoding DegT/DnrJ/EryC1/StrS family aminotransferase — MAEKLALFGGPKAVQSDPGDIFKWPIVTKEDEDAVLEVLHRGAMSGTDVTRQFEKEFAEWQGTKYALGFSSGTAAIQTAMYACKVGVGDEVICQSVTYWGSVAQVYSLGGTPVFAEIDPDTLCLDPKDIEHRITDRTKAIIVVHYLGHPADMDPIMEIARRHNIKVIEDVSHAQGGLYKGRKLGTIGDVGAMSLMSGKSFAVGEAGMLVTNDREIYERAIAFGHYERFNANEIETEYLKPYAGLPLGGYKYRMHQMSSAVGRVQLKYYDRRCEEIRKAMNYFWDLLEGVPGIKPHRTPKDSNSNMAGWYAPHGLYRPEELEGLSVTRFTEAVRAEGVSDCYPGCNAALHTHALFNTCDVYGHGKPTRIANSERDVREFDKSLPISEKIGSMVYSIPWFKHYRPEIIEQYAKAFRKASENYKELLKDDPGNPPRLGGWHFFRHR; from the coding sequence ATGGCGGAGAAACTTGCATTGTTTGGTGGGCCAAAAGCAGTACAGAGTGATCCCGGTGATATTTTTAAGTGGCCTATAGTTACGAAAGAAGATGAAGACGCAGTATTGGAAGTTCTCCATAGAGGAGCTATGTCGGGTACGGATGTTACAAGGCAGTTTGAGAAGGAATTCGCAGAGTGGCAGGGAACGAAATACGCTCTTGGCTTCAGCAGCGGGACTGCAGCAATACAGACTGCTATGTATGCCTGCAAGGTTGGAGTTGGAGATGAAGTTATATGCCAGAGTGTAACTTATTGGGGTTCTGTGGCGCAGGTATATTCTCTTGGTGGTACACCCGTGTTTGCAGAAATAGATCCTGATACTCTTTGCCTGGATCCAAAGGATATTGAGCATAGAATTACCGACAGGACAAAGGCTATAATTGTAGTACACTATTTAGGCCATCCTGCAGATATGGATCCTATTATGGAGATTGCACGCCGTCATAATATTAAAGTTATTGAGGACGTTTCCCATGCCCAGGGCGGGCTTTATAAAGGCCGCAAGCTTGGAACAATAGGTGATGTTGGAGCAATGTCCCTTATGAGTGGGAAATCCTTTGCAGTGGGCGAAGCAGGTATGCTTGTAACAAATGACAGGGAAATTTATGAAAGAGCAATAGCTTTCGGACATTATGAAAGGTTTAATGCAAATGAAATTGAAACAGAGTATTTGAAGCCTTACGCAGGATTACCATTAGGCGGATATAAATACCGTATGCATCAAATGAGCTCTGCTGTTGGCCGTGTACAACTTAAATATTATGACCGGCGCTGCGAAGAGATCCGTAAAGCAATGAATTATTTCTGGGACCTTTTAGAAGGGGTGCCGGGAATAAAGCCTCACCGTACACCGAAGGATTCCAACAGCAATATGGCAGGTTGGTATGCACCTCATGGCTTATACAGGCCAGAAGAGCTGGAAGGCCTTTCAGTAACCAGGTTTACAGAAGCTGTAAGGGCTGAAGGCGTCAGTGACTGTTATCCGGGATGCAATGCTGCATTGCATACGCATGCCTTGTTTAATACCTGCGACGTATATGGGCATGGCAAACCTACAAGGATAGCTAATTCAGAGAGGGATGTCAGGGAGTTTGACAAGAGCTTGCCTATAAGCGAGAAAATAGGTTCCATGGTTTATTCTATACCCTGGTTTAAACACTACAGGCCTGAAATAATAGAACAGTATGCAAAGGCATTCAGGAAAGCTTCAGAGAATTACAAGGAATTACTTAAGGATGACCCGGGTAATCCACCCAGATTGGGAGGATGGCACTTCTTCAGGCACCGTTAA
- a CDS encoding helix-turn-helix domain-containing protein, which yields MEKISTSSTLEYLEYLDKEEYRDILLLKMSDNNHGGLPIFVRKYTVQPNTAGQLHRHEFMQINYVCHGKGGHYINKQEFKIIKGDIFVIPPYIPHKINTGEGSTIQIFEFEFIPEFINQNFGSIENVESFFDFAYIEPFLVGESRVKPRLNLVGKIQVEVENILNEVLMEYNERKSGYLLVIKSLLLKLLVMVGREFTRELQNSESHSAFERHRDSIFGAIKYIDQHYAEDLSVEEVARRFMLSQSYFSYLFKSITTKTFTEYLNDLRISKAMELLRSTDKRVLDICYEAGFNNVNHFNRLFRQKTGISPMIYRRHNT from the coding sequence ATGGAAAAGATTTCAACTTCTTCAACTTTGGAATATCTGGAATATCTTGATAAGGAAGAGTATAGAGATATACTACTGCTGAAAATGTCAGATAACAACCACGGGGGATTGCCTATTTTTGTGCGTAAATATACTGTACAGCCGAATACTGCGGGTCAATTGCACAGGCATGAGTTTATGCAAATCAATTATGTTTGCCATGGAAAGGGAGGGCATTACATTAATAAACAGGAATTTAAAATTATTAAAGGAGACATATTTGTAATACCTCCCTATATACCCCATAAAATTAATACAGGAGAGGGGTCAACTATACAAATATTCGAATTTGAGTTTATACCCGAGTTTATAAACCAAAATTTCGGGAGCATTGAGAATGTAGAATCTTTTTTTGACTTTGCATATATTGAGCCTTTTCTTGTGGGGGAAAGCAGGGTAAAGCCCCGCCTTAACCTGGTAGGTAAAATCCAGGTTGAAGTCGAAAACATTTTAAATGAAGTTTTAATGGAGTATAATGAGAGAAAGTCCGGATACCTGCTGGTAATAAAATCTTTACTGCTAAAACTGCTTGTTATGGTGGGCCGGGAGTTTACCAGGGAACTTCAAAATTCAGAATCCCATTCTGCTTTTGAAAGACACAGGGACTCCATATTTGGAGCAATTAAATATATTGACCAACACTATGCAGAGGATTTGAGTGTTGAAGAGGTTGCCAGAAGGTTTATGCTATCTCAATCATATTTTAGCTATTTATTTAAAAGCATAACTACAAAAACATTTACTGAATATTTGAATGATTTAAGAATATCAAAGGCAATGGAACTTCTAAGAAGCACTGATAAAAGAGTGCTGGATATTTGTTACGAAGCCGGTTTCAATAATGTTAATCATTTTAACAGGTTATTTAGACAGAAGACCGGGATATCACCAATGATATACCGCCGCCACAATACTTGA
- a CDS encoding Gfo/Idh/MocA family oxidoreductase: MFRIGIIGSDNSHADAFSKLVNIPDPKTGEFLFPDCKITGIFGLEKKRTEEVAANGKIDFIAEKPEDLMDKVDAVMVVFRHGDLHAQYALPFIKAGIPTWIDKPFTIKNEDALSLINAAREHNTLLTGGSTCKYAYDVLMLKNAVEAGSRIGKIKSAVLNFPATLENEYGGIYFYGAHLAEMTMAAFGYNAKSVVANENNGSVIATVNYENYQVVMNFIPDSKEYYAIVYGEKGTMFREIDISFVYRLGFEKFVEMLRTKKLPMPLEHLYAPVALLNAVAESYKSKKEVALKLI; encoded by the coding sequence ATGTTCCGCATTGGAATTATAGGTTCAGATAACAGTCATGCAGATGCTTTTTCAAAGTTAGTGAATATTCCTGATCCCAAAACAGGCGAGTTTTTATTTCCTGATTGTAAAATAACAGGGATATTCGGGCTGGAAAAAAAACGTACCGAAGAAGTTGCAGCTAACGGAAAAATTGATTTTATTGCAGAAAAGCCTGAAGACCTTATGGATAAGGTAGATGCCGTAATGGTGGTATTCCGCCATGGGGATTTGCATGCTCAATATGCTCTTCCGTTTATAAAGGCTGGAATACCCACGTGGATAGATAAGCCATTTACAATAAAAAATGAAGACGCACTCAGCCTCATTAATGCAGCAAGGGAACACAATACTCTTCTTACGGGAGGTTCCACCTGTAAATACGCTTATGATGTGCTAATGTTAAAAAATGCGGTGGAAGCTGGAAGCAGAATAGGGAAAATAAAATCGGCAGTTTTGAATTTCCCCGCAACCCTGGAAAATGAATATGGGGGAATATATTTCTATGGGGCACACCTGGCAGAAATGACCATGGCAGCTTTCGGATATAATGCAAAATCAGTAGTTGCCAATGAAAATAACGGCTCTGTAATTGCAACAGTAAATTATGAAAACTATCAAGTTGTTATGAACTTTATACCCGATTCAAAAGAATACTATGCAATAGTTTACGGTGAAAAAGGTACAATGTTCAGAGAAATTGATATATCTTTCGTTTATCGCCTTGGATTCGAAAAGTTTGTTGAAATGTTAAGGACTAAGAAACTGCCTATGCCTCTTGAACATCTGTATGCACCCGTGGCACTACTTAACGCTGTAGCAGAATCTTATAAATCTAAGAAGGAAGTAGCTCTGAAGCTAATATAA
- a CDS encoding DegT/DnrJ/EryC1/StrS family aminotransferase — protein MGELALFGGEKVKTTPFGTGKRFGEEELQQLKEALDQNTLFYWAGNKVKDFTKKFANLYGVKHCVATSSGTASLHVALGAIGVTCGDEIITSPITDMGTVIGILYQNAIPVFADLDPHTYNLDPKSVEEKISDKTKAIIVVHLAGNAADMDAIMDIAKKHNLKVIEDCAQSYMCYYKGRLAGTIGDIGCFSLNDFKHISVGDGGMLIMNDDELYEKAFRFADKNYNRLATDPVATRAIQYLAPNYRMNELMGAVAIAQLDRVESICERRNAYGDALTKGITGLPGIYPHKVLEGCKSSYWFYMFRVDENILGVSRNDFSKALAAEGIPNGAGYIPICVYEYDIFTKKNAYPGTDCPFGCKYYGKNIEYHKGLCPTAEEILKTAITIPVKEYYTQQDLADVIAGIRKVAEYYYNMKK, from the coding sequence ATGGGTGAACTTGCATTATTCGGAGGAGAAAAGGTTAAAACCACTCCTTTTGGAACCGGTAAAAGATTCGGGGAAGAAGAGCTCCAACAACTAAAGGAAGCATTAGATCAAAACACTCTTTTCTATTGGGCAGGTAATAAAGTTAAAGACTTCACAAAGAAATTTGCAAATCTTTACGGAGTAAAGCATTGTGTTGCTACATCTTCAGGTACCGCTTCCCTGCATGTTGCTCTTGGCGCAATAGGAGTTACCTGCGGGGACGAGATAATTACATCTCCTATAACAGACATGGGAACTGTAATTGGAATTCTTTATCAAAATGCCATACCGGTATTTGCTGACCTGGACCCGCATACTTATAATCTGGATCCGAAGTCTGTAGAAGAAAAGATATCCGACAAGACAAAAGCAATCATTGTCGTACACCTGGCCGGTAACGCTGCAGATATGGATGCTATTATGGATATAGCAAAAAAACATAATCTTAAGGTTATTGAAGACTGTGCTCAAAGCTACATGTGCTATTATAAAGGAAGGCTTGCCGGGACAATAGGTGACATAGGGTGTTTCAGCCTTAACGATTTTAAACATATTTCCGTTGGTGATGGCGGAATGTTGATTATGAATGACGATGAACTATATGAAAAAGCCTTCAGATTTGCAGACAAGAATTACAATAGGCTTGCAACAGATCCTGTAGCCACAAGGGCTATACAGTACCTTGCTCCAAATTACAGGATGAATGAACTTATGGGTGCGGTAGCCATTGCACAACTGGATAGAGTTGAGTCAATATGTGAAAGAAGAAATGCATACGGCGATGCCCTTACAAAAGGAATAACAGGCTTACCGGGCATATATCCTCATAAAGTACTTGAAGGGTGTAAATCTTCCTATTGGTTCTATATGTTCCGGGTAGATGAAAATATATTAGGTGTAAGCAGGAATGATTTTTCTAAAGCCCTTGCTGCTGAAGGCATACCTAATGGAGCAGGTTATATACCTATATGTGTTTATGAATATGATATCTTTACAAAGAAAAATGCCTATCCAGGAACAGATTGCCCCTTTGGCTGCAAATATTATGGAAAGAATATTGAGTATCATAAGGGATTATGTCCAACCGCTGAAGAAATTTTGAAGACGGCAATAACAATCCCTGTAAAGGAATACTATACCCAACAGGATTTAGCAGATGTCATTGCCGGGATAAGGAAAGTTGCCGAGTATTATTATAACATGAAAAAGTAG
- a CDS encoding calcium-translocating P-type ATPase, SERCA-type yields MDKDKLQETRSKEIKEILFHTISVEKTLQYLNTDLNGLTEEEALKRKSIYGSNLLEEGERKTLFLMFLEQFKNVMVLVLLVAAAISGFLKEITDTIIILAVVIINAILGVIQESKAERALEALKKMSSPYSKVKRNGNVTLLKTEEIVPGDIVLLEAGDFVPADMRLVESVNLKVEEAALTGESVPVEKFTREINDRDIVIGDRKNLVFSGSSVTYGRGMGVVTHTGMNTQVGKIAGYITKSKPDETPLQKKLAEIGKYISIGVIVVAVIIFITGMLKGREFLEMFLISVSLAVAAIPEGLPAVVTIVLAIGVQKMSKRNAIIRKLPAVETLGSTDIICSDKTGTLTQNKMTVTEVYLDGGLKFAHTVTLHDKNFNIFAQIMALCNDSRVKKKDGEEIEAIGDPTETALVNFIMSKGLNKEEMERSMPRVNEIPFDSERKLMTTINQHGERYRVLTKGAPDMLLKYCSKILINDEILPLSQSHLKEIEKANSLMAGKALRVLAMAFKDIDIIPENISSENIENDLVFVGLTGMIDPPRVEVKNAVKVCRQAGIKPIMITGDHKDTAIAIAKELGIIADNSQVITGSELDKISDDIFEDQVEKYLVYARVSPEHKVRIVKAWKKKGMIVAMTGDGVNDAPALKSADIGVGMGITGTDVSKSVSDMVLADDNFATIVTAVEEGRRIYSNIRKVIQFLLSANMGEVITLFIATMLNWTILFPIHILWINLVTDTFPALALGVEKADKDIMTRKPVKSNSSIFSGNLGVNILYQGILEGFITLAVYYIGFKKYSSSTAITMAFATLGLIQLVHSFNVRSGIKSAFNISFTSNKYLVWAFLLSAFLQISVIAVPYLNNIFRISPLNFTQWLIVATASLSIIPFVELVKLIQRHK; encoded by the coding sequence ATGGATAAAGATAAACTTCAAGAAACACGTTCAAAGGAAATTAAGGAAATTCTTTTTCATACAATTTCGGTAGAAAAAACGCTTCAATATTTAAACACGGATTTAAACGGCTTAACGGAAGAAGAAGCCCTTAAAAGAAAATCTATATATGGCAGCAATCTTCTTGAGGAAGGGGAACGTAAAACCCTTTTCCTCATGTTCTTGGAGCAATTTAAGAATGTAATGGTTCTTGTCCTTCTTGTGGCTGCTGCTATATCGGGGTTTTTAAAAGAGATTACCGATACAATAATAATCTTAGCTGTTGTAATAATAAATGCTATCCTTGGAGTAATCCAGGAAAGTAAAGCTGAACGAGCCCTGGAAGCTTTGAAGAAAATGTCTTCTCCATACTCAAAAGTAAAAAGAAACGGTAATGTAACCTTATTAAAAACTGAAGAAATAGTTCCCGGTGATATAGTTTTACTTGAAGCAGGAGACTTCGTACCTGCCGATATGAGATTGGTAGAATCAGTAAATTTAAAGGTTGAAGAAGCGGCCCTTACAGGGGAATCGGTACCTGTCGAAAAGTTTACCCGGGAAATAAATGATAGGGATATTGTTATTGGAGATAGGAAAAATCTGGTTTTTTCCGGCAGCAGTGTTACATACGGCAGGGGTATGGGCGTTGTTACACATACAGGTATGAATACACAGGTAGGTAAAATAGCAGGATATATTACCAAAAGCAAGCCTGATGAGACCCCTCTCCAGAAAAAACTTGCCGAAATAGGGAAATATATCAGTATAGGTGTAATAGTTGTAGCTGTGATAATATTTATAACCGGGATGCTTAAAGGAAGAGAATTTCTCGAAATGTTCCTTATTTCAGTAAGCCTTGCTGTTGCAGCAATACCTGAAGGTCTTCCTGCTGTAGTAACCATAGTGCTTGCCATAGGTGTACAGAAAATGTCAAAGCGGAATGCAATAATAAGGAAACTACCCGCAGTTGAAACCCTGGGCAGTACAGATATTATATGCTCCGACAAAACAGGCACCCTTACACAAAATAAAATGACCGTAACTGAAGTTTATTTAGATGGAGGTTTAAAATTTGCCCATACTGTCACTTTACATGATAAGAATTTTAATATCTTTGCCCAAATTATGGCTCTTTGTAATGATTCCAGGGTAAAAAAGAAAGACGGGGAAGAAATTGAAGCTATTGGAGACCCTACAGAAACAGCACTGGTAAATTTTATAATGAGCAAAGGACTCAATAAAGAAGAAATGGAGAGATCCATGCCAAGGGTAAATGAAATTCCTTTTGACTCTGAAAGAAAGCTTATGACTACTATCAATCAACATGGCGAAAGATATAGAGTGCTGACTAAAGGTGCTCCCGATATGTTGTTAAAGTATTGTAGTAAAATATTAATAAATGATGAAATTTTACCTCTCTCTCAATCGCACCTTAAAGAAATTGAAAAGGCAAACAGCCTGATGGCGGGCAAGGCTTTAAGGGTACTTGCTATGGCTTTCAAAGATATAGATATTATACCTGAAAATATATCCTCAGAAAATATTGAAAATGATTTGGTATTTGTTGGCCTAACCGGTATGATAGACCCCCCCAGGGTTGAAGTAAAAAACGCAGTGAAAGTATGCAGACAGGCAGGTATTAAACCCATAATGATAACAGGGGATCACAAAGACACCGCCATAGCAATAGCAAAAGAACTTGGTATAATAGCTGATAACAGCCAAGTCATTACAGGCAGTGAACTTGATAAAATCAGCGACGATATATTTGAAGATCAAGTGGAGAAATATTTAGTATACGCCAGGGTATCTCCTGAACATAAAGTAAGGATAGTTAAAGCATGGAAGAAAAAGGGAATGATTGTAGCCATGACCGGGGACGGAGTAAACGATGCCCCGGCTCTAAAAAGTGCTGACATTGGCGTAGGAATGGGAATTACCGGTACTGATGTTTCTAAAAGTGTTTCAGATATGGTCCTGGCAGACGATAACTTTGCCACTATTGTAACAGCAGTTGAAGAGGGTAGGAGGATATACAGCAATATAAGGAAGGTTATACAGTTTCTTTTATCTGCCAACATGGGGGAAGTTATAACATTATTTATTGCTACCATGCTGAATTGGACCATCCTTTTCCCCATACATATATTGTGGATTAATCTGGTTACGGATACATTTCCTGCCCTTGCCCTGGGTGTCGAAAAGGCTGATAAGGATATCATGACCCGCAAACCTGTAAAATCCAACAGTAGCATTTTTTCCGGCAATCTTGGAGTGAATATACTTTACCAGGGCATTCTAGAGGGTTTTATAACACTTGCCGTATATTATATAGGTTTTAAGAAGTATTCATCAAGTACTGCAATCACTATGGCTTTTGCTACATTGGGACTTATACAATTAGTACATTCTTTTAATGTACGTTCAGGTATAAAATCAGCCTTTAATATAAGTTTTACATCAAATAAATACCTGGTATGGGCTTTTTTGTTGTCTGCTTTTCTCCAGATTTCTGTTATTGCAGTACCATATTTGAATAACATTTTTAGGATAAGTCCCCTAAACTTTACCCAGTGGCTCATAGTAGCTACTGCATCATTATCAATTATACCTTTTGTAGAATTAGTAAAACTTATACAGAGGCATAAATAA
- a CDS encoding D-alanyl-D-alanine carboxypeptidase, which yields MLNILKKLLCQANRVFVFIILACILLLQAVHVAAVNNIPDNTIPLYINGDSNDLKDDGPEIKAPSAILIEAERGQILYKKQADKKLHISTANKIMTAVLVIEKGDLESKVTISKESTASEGSVLFLTVGEKYTVEDLLNAIILTNANDAANALAEYIGGDINKFVEIMNTKAKELNMQNTYFTNPTGLYDSAQYTTANDIGILMKYALGLPTFNRIFSYRAVPWVDKKGTDLLTNSNRLFWEYEGVDGGKTGYIQKELQTAITTATRNDRRLIAIVLDAPENSVLQDSVKLLDYGFNNFKKGVLVSKNQPLTSITIGDKEINLISTSDIYYTYPIGETYVKSFSFNISKNLKPPITKSMIIGIARYTLQDGTIIDVNLYPETEILPPDNFYTTLVKRLKENRDIFILLIFLICIEVLIILYKILKAIVKLIQFFKSRRSL from the coding sequence ATGTTAAATATTTTAAAAAAGTTATTGTGTCAGGCTAATAGGGTATTTGTTTTTATAATATTGGCATGTATTTTACTATTACAAGCGGTACATGTAGCAGCAGTAAATAATATTCCTGATAACACAATCCCTCTTTATATTAACGGCGATAGCAATGACCTCAAAGATGACGGCCCTGAAATAAAAGCACCCTCCGCAATACTTATAGAAGCCGAAAGGGGCCAGATTCTTTATAAGAAGCAAGCTGATAAAAAACTCCATATATCCACTGCCAATAAAATAATGACAGCCGTACTTGTTATTGAAAAAGGAGACCTTGAGTCAAAAGTTACAATCAGTAAGGAGTCTACTGCGTCAGAAGGTTCCGTTTTATTTCTTACTGTAGGAGAAAAATACACCGTAGAAGACTTGCTTAATGCAATAATACTTACAAATGCCAATGACGCAGCAAATGCACTGGCAGAATATATTGGCGGGGATATAAATAAATTTGTTGAAATTATGAACACTAAAGCTAAAGAATTGAATATGCAAAACACCTATTTTACCAATCCTACGGGCCTATATGACAGTGCCCAGTATACCACTGCCAATGATATTGGCATCCTTATGAAATATGCCCTTGGTCTTCCCACGTTCAACAGGATTTTTTCATACAGGGCTGTACCCTGGGTAGATAAAAAAGGTACGGATTTATTAACAAATTCAAATAGATTGTTCTGGGAATATGAAGGTGTTGATGGAGGAAAAACCGGATATATTCAAAAGGAACTGCAAACAGCTATTACTACTGCAACACGAAATGACAGAAGGCTTATAGCTATAGTTTTAGATGCCCCTGAAAATAGCGTCCTTCAAGATTCTGTCAAACTTCTGGATTATGGCTTTAATAATTTTAAAAAAGGTGTCCTGGTATCCAAAAATCAACCTTTAACAAGTATAACTATTGGAGATAAAGAAATAAACTTAATTAGTACAAGTGATATTTATTACACATACCCTATTGGTGAAACTTATGTAAAAAGCTTTAGTTTTAACATATCTAAGAACCTCAAACCTCCAATAACAAAAAGCATGATTATAGGTATAGCCCGTTATACTTTACAGGACGGCACAATCATTGATGTTAACCTTTATCCGGAAACAGAAATACTGCCTCCAGATAATTTCTATACAACATTGGTGAAAAGGCTTAAGGAGAACAGGGATATTTTCATCCTGTTGATTTTCCTTATATGTATTGAAGTTTTAATTATACTTTATAAGATATTAAAAGCAATCGTAAAACTTATACAGTTTTTTAAAAGCAGGCGCAGCCTCTAA